From a region of the Mycobacterium intracellulare ATCC 13950 genome:
- the smc gene encoding chromosome segregation protein SMC: protein MYLKSLTLKGFKSFASPTTLRFEPGITAVVGPNGSGKSNVVDALAWVMGEQGAKTLRGGKMEDVIFAGTSSRAPLGRAEVTVTIDNSDNALPIEYSEVSITRRMFRDGASEYEINGSSCRLMDVQELLSDSGIGREMHVIVGQGKLDEILQSRPEDRRAFIEEAAGVLKHRKRKEKALRKLDAMSANLARLTDLTTELRRQLKPLGRQAEVARRAQTIQADLRDARLRLAADDLVNRKGEREAIFEAEAAMRREHDEASARLAVASEELTAHETAVGELSGRAESVQHTWFALSALAERVAATVRIASERAQHLDVEPVAAGDTDPDALEAEAEQVAIAEQRLLAELAAARTRLDGARAELAEREREAAEADRAHMAAVRAEADRREGLARLAGQVETMRARVESIDDSVARLSERIEAAAARAQQAKAEFETVQGRVGELDQGEMGLDEHHERTVAALRLADARVAELQSAERDAERQVASLRARIDALAVGLERKDGAAWLTQNHSGTGLLGPMAKLVKVRSGYEAALAAVLGSAADALAAESFGAARSAVAALKQADGGRAALVLGDWPADHPAPQPAPAGALWALDLIDAPERLRGAITAMLSGVAVVDDLDRALALVAEHPRLRAVTLDGDLVGAGWVSGGSDRKLSTLEVTSEIDKAGDELTAAEAQVAQLSAALSGALTEQAARQDSAEQALAALNESDSAISGMYEQLGRLGQEARMSEDEWSRLLRQREELEAGRTQTVAEVTELETRLRNAQETQQAPAEEPVDRQQIAAATENARSVEVEARLAVRTAEERANAVRGRADSLRRAAAAEREARVRAQQAREARLRAAAVAAAVADSGRLLAQRLNGVVDSASKIRDALAAERQQRATAMAAVRDEVNALGARVAALTDSLHRDEVANAQAALRIEQLEQMVLEQFGMAPEDLIAEYGPQNELPPTDLEMAEYEQAKERGEQVFAPAPIPYDRATQERRAKRAERELAELGRVNPLALEEFAALEERYNFLSTQLEDVKAARKDLLGVVDEVDARILQVFSEAYADVEREFTEVFTVLFPGGEGRLRLTDPGDMLTTGIEVEARPPGKKVTRLSLLSGGEKALTAVAMLVAIFRARPSPFYIMDEVEAALDDTNLRRLISLFELLRARSQLIIITHQKPTMEVADALYGVTMQGDGITAVISQRMRGQQVEQLVTT from the coding sequence GTGTACCTCAAGAGTCTGACGCTGAAGGGCTTCAAGTCCTTTGCCTCGCCGACGACTCTGCGTTTCGAGCCGGGCATCACCGCGGTGGTCGGGCCCAACGGTTCGGGCAAGTCCAACGTCGTCGACGCGCTGGCCTGGGTCATGGGCGAGCAGGGCGCCAAGACGCTGCGCGGCGGGAAGATGGAGGACGTCATCTTCGCCGGGACCTCGTCGCGCGCCCCGCTGGGCCGCGCCGAGGTCACCGTCACCATCGACAACTCCGACAACGCGCTGCCCATCGAGTACTCCGAGGTCTCGATCACCCGGCGGATGTTCCGCGACGGCGCCAGCGAATACGAAATCAACGGCAGCAGTTGCCGTTTGATGGATGTTCAGGAACTGCTGAGCGACTCCGGGATCGGCCGGGAGATGCACGTCATCGTCGGGCAGGGCAAGCTCGACGAGATCCTGCAGTCGCGGCCCGAGGACCGTCGCGCGTTCATCGAGGAAGCCGCGGGCGTGCTCAAGCACCGCAAGCGCAAGGAGAAGGCCCTCCGCAAGCTCGACGCGATGTCGGCGAACCTGGCCCGGCTCACCGACCTGACCACCGAGCTGCGCCGCCAACTCAAACCGTTGGGCCGCCAGGCCGAGGTGGCCCGCCGCGCCCAGACGATCCAGGCCGACCTGCGTGACGCGCGGCTGCGGCTGGCCGCCGACGACCTGGTCAACCGCAAGGGCGAGCGCGAGGCCATCTTCGAGGCCGAGGCCGCCATGCGGCGCGAGCACGACGAGGCCTCCGCGCGGCTGGCCGTCGCGTCCGAGGAGCTCACCGCGCACGAAACCGCCGTCGGCGAGCTCTCCGGGCGCGCCGAATCGGTGCAGCACACCTGGTTCGCGCTGTCCGCGCTGGCCGAACGGGTGGCCGCCACGGTGCGCATCGCCAGCGAGCGGGCCCAGCACCTCGACGTGGAGCCGGTGGCGGCCGGCGACACCGACCCCGACGCTTTGGAAGCCGAGGCCGAGCAGGTCGCGATCGCCGAGCAGCGGCTGCTGGCGGAGTTGGCCGCGGCGCGCACCCGGCTCGACGGCGCGCGCGCCGAGTTGGCCGAGCGCGAGCGCGAGGCCGCCGAGGCCGACCGGGCGCACATGGCGGCTGTGCGCGCCGAGGCGGATCGGCGCGAAGGGCTGGCGCGGCTGGCCGGTCAGGTGGAGACGATGCGGGCGCGCGTCGAGTCGATCGACGACAGCGTCGCGCGGCTGTCCGAACGCATCGAAGCCGCCGCCGCCCGCGCCCAGCAGGCCAAGGCCGAATTCGAAACCGTGCAGGGTCGCGTCGGGGAACTCGACCAGGGCGAGATGGGACTCGACGAGCACCACGAGCGCACCGTGGCCGCGCTGCGGTTGGCCGACGCGCGGGTCGCCGAACTGCAGTCCGCCGAGCGGGACGCCGAACGCCAGGTGGCCTCGCTGCGCGCCCGCATCGACGCGCTGGCCGTCGGCCTCGAACGCAAGGACGGCGCCGCCTGGCTTACCCAAAATCATTCCGGCACAGGGCTTTTGGGTCCAATGGCCAAGCTGGTCAAGGTCCGCTCCGGCTACGAGGCGGCGCTGGCCGCGGTGCTGGGATCGGCGGCCGACGCGCTGGCCGCCGAGAGCTTCGGCGCGGCCCGGTCCGCGGTCGCCGCGCTCAAACAGGCCGACGGCGGCCGGGCCGCGCTGGTGCTCGGAGACTGGCCCGCCGATCACCCCGCCCCGCAGCCCGCCCCGGCGGGCGCGCTGTGGGCGCTCGACCTGATCGACGCTCCCGAGCGGCTGCGCGGCGCGATCACGGCGATGCTCTCGGGCGTCGCGGTGGTCGACGACCTGGACCGGGCGCTGGCCCTGGTGGCGGAGCATCCCCGGTTGCGCGCGGTCACCCTCGACGGCGACCTGGTGGGCGCCGGCTGGGTGAGTGGGGGCTCCGATCGCAAGCTGTCCACGCTCGAGGTGACCTCCGAGATCGACAAGGCCGGCGACGAGCTGACCGCCGCGGAGGCCCAGGTGGCCCAGCTGAGCGCGGCGCTGTCCGGCGCGCTGACCGAGCAGGCCGCCCGTCAGGACTCCGCCGAGCAGGCGCTGGCCGCCCTCAACGAATCCGACAGCGCCATCTCGGGAATGTACGAACAGCTCGGCCGGCTCGGCCAGGAAGCCCGCATGTCCGAGGACGAGTGGAGCAGGCTGCTGCGGCAACGCGAGGAGCTCGAAGCGGGCCGGACCCAGACCGTCGCCGAAGTCACCGAACTGGAAACCCGGCTGCGCAACGCCCAGGAGACCCAGCAGGCGCCGGCGGAGGAACCGGTGGACCGCCAGCAGATCGCCGCCGCCACCGAGAACGCGCGCAGCGTCGAAGTGGAGGCCCGGCTCGCGGTGCGCACCGCCGAGGAGCGCGCGAACGCGGTGCGCGGGCGGGCGGATTCGTTGCGCCGCGCGGCCGCCGCCGAACGCGAAGCCCGGGTGCGGGCCCAGCAAGCACGTGAGGCGCGGCTGCGGGCGGCCGCGGTGGCCGCGGCGGTGGCCGACTCCGGCCGGCTGCTGGCGCAGCGGTTGAACGGGGTCGTCGACTCGGCGTCCAAGATCCGCGACGCCCTGGCCGCCGAACGCCAGCAGCGCGCGACGGCGATGGCGGCGGTGCGCGACGAGGTGAACGCGCTGGGCGCCCGGGTGGCCGCCCTGACCGACTCGCTGCACCGCGACGAGGTGGCCAACGCCCAGGCTGCGCTGCGGATCGAGCAGCTCGAGCAGATGGTGCTCGAGCAGTTCGGCATGGCGCCCGAGGATTTGATCGCCGAGTACGGCCCGCAGAACGAGCTGCCGCCGACCGACCTGGAAATGGCCGAATACGAGCAGGCCAAGGAGCGCGGCGAGCAGGTCTTCGCGCCGGCCCCCATTCCCTACGACCGCGCCACCCAGGAGCGCCGGGCCAAGCGGGCCGAGCGCGAACTGGCCGAACTGGGCAGGGTCAACCCGCTGGCGCTGGAGGAGTTCGCCGCGCTCGAGGAGCGCTACAACTTCCTGTCCACCCAGCTCGAGGACGTCAAGGCCGCCCGCAAGGACCTGCTCGGGGTGGTCGACGAGGTCGACGCCCGCATCCTGCAGGTGTTCAGCGAGGCCTACGCCGACGTGGAGCGCGAATTCACCGAGGTGTTCACCGTGCTGTTCCCCGGCGGCGAGGGCCGGCTGCGGCTGACCGATCCGGGCGACATGCTGACCACCGGCATCGAGGTGGAGGCCCGTCCGCCGGGCAAGAAGGTCACCCGGCTCTCGCTGCTGTCCGGTGGCGAGAAGGCGCTGACCGCGGTGGCGATGCTGGTGGCGATCTTCCGGGCCCGCCCGTCGCCGTTCTACATCATGGACGAGGTGGAGGCCGCCCTCGACGACACCAACCTGCGGCGCCTGATCTCGCTGTTCGAGCTGCTGCGGGCGCGCTCGCAGCTCATCATCATCACCCACCAGAAGCCGACCATGGAGGTCGCCGACGCGCTCTACGGCGTGACCATGCAGGGCGACGGCATCACCGCGGTGATCTCCCAGCGGATGCGCGGCCAGCAGGTGGAGCAGTTGGTCACGACCTGA
- a CDS encoding PIG-L deacetylase family protein, with product MATVVAFHAHPDDEVVLTGGTLARASAAGHRVVVVTATDGRVHNEDDNRLGELRSSASILGAQRVECLGYADSGYGPLFYPDPPGRTRFGRADLDEAAGRLATILRDERADLLLSYQPNGGYGHRDHVQVHHVGKRAAELAAIPRVLEVTMPREMLLRVSDLAHLLRLPGPYERDIVRGAYAPRATITHRVNVFRFARQKRDAFAAHRSQIGSSGLGARLFGLLMRLPPQVFGALFSHEWFVDPALPTGTLRRDIFE from the coding sequence ATGGCCACCGTCGTCGCGTTTCACGCGCACCCCGACGACGAGGTGGTCCTCACCGGCGGCACGCTTGCGCGCGCGTCCGCGGCCGGGCATCGCGTCGTCGTGGTCACGGCGACCGACGGGCGGGTGCACAACGAGGACGACAACCGGCTGGGCGAATTGCGGTCGAGCGCAAGCATTCTCGGGGCCCAGCGGGTGGAGTGCCTCGGCTACGCCGACAGCGGCTACGGCCCGCTGTTCTACCCCGATCCGCCCGGGCGCACCCGATTCGGGCGGGCGGACCTCGACGAGGCGGCGGGGCGGCTGGCCACCATCCTTCGCGATGAGCGCGCCGATCTGCTGCTCAGCTACCAGCCCAACGGCGGCTACGGCCACCGCGATCATGTGCAGGTGCACCACGTCGGCAAGCGAGCCGCCGAGCTCGCCGCGATTCCCCGGGTGCTCGAGGTGACGATGCCGCGCGAAATGCTGCTTCGCGTCAGCGATCTCGCGCACCTGCTGCGGCTTCCCGGACCGTACGAACGTGACATCGTCCGGGGCGCGTATGCCCCGCGCGCGACCATCACCCACCGGGTCAACGTGTTCCGCTTCGCCCGCCAGAAGCGGGACGCTTTTGCCGCGCACCGTTCCCAGATCGGCAGTTCGGGCCTGGGCGCGCGCCTGTTCGGGCTCCTGATGCGGTTGCCGCCCCAGGTGTTCGGCGCGCTGTTCAGCCACGAGTGGTTTGTGGATCCGGCGCTGCCCACGGGGACGCTGCGCCGTGACATCTTCGAGTGA
- a CDS encoding acylphosphatase produces the protein MSDPDARLTAWVHGNVQGVGFRWWTRCRALELGLTGYAANQADGRVLVVAQGPREAGEKLLELLRGGASWPAQPGRVDKVVADWSQPQERFEGFVER, from the coding sequence ATGTCGGATCCTGACGCCCGGCTCACCGCCTGGGTGCACGGGAACGTCCAGGGGGTGGGTTTCCGCTGGTGGACGCGGTGCCGGGCGCTGGAGCTGGGCCTCACCGGCTACGCCGCCAACCAGGCCGACGGCCGGGTGCTGGTGGTCGCCCAGGGGCCGCGGGAGGCCGGCGAGAAGCTGCTGGAGCTGCTGCGGGGCGGCGCGTCCTGGCCCGCCCAGCCCGGACGCGTCGACAAGGTCGTCGCCGACTGGTCGCAGCCCCAGGAGCGTTTCGAGGGGTTCGTCGAGCGGTGA
- a CDS encoding OsmC family protein, which translates to MAELWVERTGTRRYTGYSSRGAQVLVGSEDVDGVFTPGELLKIALAACSGMSSDMPLARRLGDDYKAVVRVSGAADREQERYPLLEETLELDLSGLAEDEKERLRVVVNRAIDQVCTVGRTLQSGTAVNFEVSDVGS; encoded by the coding sequence ATGGCCGAACTATGGGTGGAGCGCACCGGAACTCGCCGCTACACGGGATACAGCTCGCGGGGAGCACAGGTGCTCGTCGGCTCCGAGGACGTCGACGGCGTGTTCACTCCCGGCGAGCTGCTCAAGATCGCGCTCGCGGCCTGCAGCGGGATGTCCAGCGATATGCCGCTGGCCCGCCGGCTGGGCGACGACTACAAGGCGGTCGTCAGGGTCTCCGGCGCGGCCGACCGCGAGCAGGAACGCTATCCGCTGCTCGAGGAGACGCTGGAGCTGGATCTGTCGGGGTTGGCCGAGGACGAGAAGGAGCGCCTGCGCGTCGTGGTCAACCGGGCCATCGACCAGGTCTGCACGGTCGGGCGCACCCTGCAGTCCGGCACCGCCGTCAACTTCGAGGTGAGCGATGTCGGATCCTGA
- the mutM gene encoding DNA-formamidopyrimidine glycosylase, with protein sequence MPELPEVEVVRRGLHAHVVGKTITAVRVHHPRAVRRHEAGAADLTARLLNDRITGTDRRGKYLWLLLDSDAALVVHLGMSGQMLLGAVPRADHVRISALLDDGTVLSFADQRTFGGWMLADLVEVDGSVVPEPVAHLARDPLDPRFDADAVVKVLRRKHSEIKRQLLDQQVVSGIGNIYADEALWRAKVHGARIADALTRKQLTAVLDAAADVMRDALAKGGTSFDSLYVNVNGESGYFDRSLDAYGREGQGCRRCGAVMRREKFMNRSSFYCPKCQPRQRV encoded by the coding sequence ATGCCCGAACTGCCCGAAGTCGAGGTGGTGCGCCGCGGCCTGCACGCCCATGTGGTGGGAAAGACGATCACGGCCGTCCGGGTGCACCACCCGCGCGCGGTCCGACGCCACGAGGCGGGGGCCGCGGACCTGACCGCCCGACTCCTCAACGACCGGATCACCGGCACCGACCGGCGCGGTAAGTACCTGTGGCTGCTGCTCGACAGCGACGCGGCGCTCGTCGTGCACCTCGGCATGAGCGGGCAGATGCTGCTCGGCGCGGTGCCGCGCGCCGACCACGTCCGGATCTCCGCCCTGCTCGACGACGGGACCGTGCTGAGCTTCGCCGATCAGCGCACCTTCGGCGGGTGGATGCTCGCCGACCTGGTCGAGGTGGACGGCAGCGTGGTGCCCGAACCCGTCGCGCACCTGGCGCGCGACCCGCTGGACCCCCGGTTCGACGCCGACGCCGTCGTAAAGGTCTTGCGGCGCAAGCACTCCGAAATCAAGCGCCAGCTGCTCGACCAGCAGGTGGTGTCGGGCATCGGCAACATCTATGCCGACGAGGCGCTGTGGCGCGCCAAGGTGCACGGGGCGCGGATCGCCGACGCGCTGACCCGCAAGCAGTTGACCGCCGTGCTCGACGCGGCCGCCGACGTGATGCGTGACGCGCTGGCCAAGGGCGGGACCTCGTTCGATTCGCTGTACGTCAACGTCAACGGCGAATCCGGATACTTCGACCGCTCACTGGACGCCTACGGCCGCGAAGGCCAGGGCTGCCGCCGCTGCGGCGCGGTGATGCGCAGGGAGAAGTTCATGAACCGCTCGTCGTTCTATTGCCCGAAATGCCAACCGCGCCAGCGTGTTTGA
- the rnc gene encoding ribonuclease III has protein sequence MSSRQALLDALGVELPDELLSLALTHRSYAYEHGGLPTNERLEFLGDAVLGLTITDELYHRHPDRSEGDLAKLRASVVNTQALADVGRKLCEGGLGVHLLLGRGEANTGGADKSSILADGMESLLGAIYLEHGIDVAREVILRLFGPLLDAAPTLGAGLDWKTSLQELTAARSMGAPSYVVTSTGPDHDKEFTAVVVVADTEYGSGVGRSKKEAEQKAAAATWKALEALDTVPGS, from the coding sequence GTGAGCTCACGGCAGGCTCTGCTCGACGCCCTCGGGGTTGAGCTGCCCGACGAACTGCTGTCCTTGGCGCTGACGCACCGCAGCTACGCCTACGAACACGGCGGGCTGCCGACCAACGAGCGGCTGGAGTTTCTCGGCGACGCCGTGCTGGGCCTGACCATCACCGACGAGCTCTACCACCGCCATCCCGATCGCAGCGAGGGGGACCTGGCCAAGCTGCGGGCCAGCGTCGTCAACACCCAGGCGCTGGCCGACGTCGGGCGAAAGCTCTGCGAGGGGGGCCTCGGGGTGCACCTGCTGCTGGGGCGCGGGGAGGCGAACACGGGCGGGGCGGACAAGTCGAGCATCCTGGCCGACGGCATGGAATCGCTGCTGGGTGCGATCTACCTCGAGCACGGGATCGACGTTGCGCGCGAGGTGATCCTGCGGTTGTTCGGCCCGCTGCTGGACGCCGCGCCGACGCTGGGGGCCGGGCTGGACTGGAAGACCAGCCTGCAGGAGCTGACCGCGGCCCGCAGCATGGGCGCGCCGTCCTACGTCGTCACCTCGACCGGCCCCGACCACGACAAGGAATTCACCGCCGTGGTCGTGGTGGCCGACACCGAATACGGCTCGGGCGTGGGCCGCTCCAAGAAGGAAGCCGAACAGAAGGCCGCGGCGGCGACCTGGAAAGCGCTGGAAGCGCTGGACACCGTTCCCGGCAGCTGA